The genomic interval GATTGACCAGCTCCGGCTTGAAAATTGAAAAACGCCGATGGGTCAAACGGCGGGCTCGTTGAACGTCAGGTCAACAACCCTTCTGTCCGCCTGGAGCGGACCAAGCCGGAGCCGGTGAATCATACCTGTTGTTGGTGCGATGAGGAGTTTGAGAATATGCAGTGCGTGCAATACAAAAAACTGGCATCCGCTTATCACGATCGTCAGTTGGACCCAGCAATGCAACGGACGTTGAAGCAGCACATGAGCCACTGTCGAGCGTGCCGCGAGTATTTGGCGCAGCTTCAAGCAGTCGCGGATCGGCTGGCACGCCTTTCAGCGCCCAGTTTACCCACAGACTTTGTTGAGCGAACCGTCGTCGCTTTCAAAGAGCTTCGCTATGAGCCGAAGCCAACCCTGTGGCGGTCGCTGGTTAATTTCGCGTTCATCCATTCACGGCTCGTTTCCACTGTCTGCAGTTTTCTGATCACGATCCTCTGTTCGGGAGCGATCTTAGGACAATTCAAACCAATCCCCCTCAACGTTGTTTCGACTGCCGGATTTGTGCAGTTAACGCAGGCTCAGTTTGATCAGGTCAATGGTCGGGATGACTCACTGCCTCGCGCGGGGTCTTACGCATTTCCGCGAGTCCAACGCGGCAGTCAGATTGATCTGGCATCGGTTGGATTGCCTGCCGCGTCCATTGTTGTCTTAGCGTATGTTCGCTCCGACGGTCGAGCTTCCTTGATCGAAGTGTTAGACCCGCCGAGCTCGCCTCAACTCGTGGCTCGTGTGCAAGGCGCATTGAGCAATTTGCGCTTTCGTCCGGCGCTGGCTGACGGGCGTCCCGTCCCGACGCAACTGGTGTTAGTTGTAGAGCAGATAGATGTCCGTGGCTGATTAGCCCCGCCTGCCGTTAGAGCGCACTGGGTTGCACTAGAGCGGTTTGCGAATAAGTTACGCTGGGAGCGCCCGCTTCCAACGTGCATTACGCGCAAGATGCGGGGCAACAAGGCTAAACGCAATTAAAAATCGCCCCTGC from Blastocatellia bacterium carries:
- a CDS encoding zf-HC2 domain-containing protein, translating into MQCVQYKKLASAYHDRQLDPAMQRTLKQHMSHCRACREYLAQLQAVADRLARLSAPSLPTDFVERTVVAFKELRYEPKPTLWRSLVNFAFIHSRLVSTVCSFLITILCSGAILGQFKPIPLNVVSTAGFVQLTQAQFDQVNGRDDSLPRAGSYAFPRVQRGSQIDLASVGLPAASIVVLAYVRSDGRASLIEVLDPPSSPQLVARVQGALSNLRFRPALADGRPVPTQLVLVVEQIDVRG